One genomic window of Candidatus Pseudobacter hemicellulosilyticus includes the following:
- a CDS encoding two-component regulator propeller domain-containing protein, which produces MIQLSKRLPGFTTSLALKTLLLLHLSLFSNAQTIYFRHYEIEDGLSNNTIITSLQDRDGFMWFGTSDGLNRFDGYGFKLFSMHPDPATGNAGTAIFHLYLDDTGTLWVGTVKGLYYYNKEDESFTRLPHTQGQVVRTIQGDANNNIWFVEGPTLYRYDTRLKKINAYPSTELQHITTLFRSADSTLWLGCANGVLASYQPSTQQFQTYSSPQLSRNANTIETICQASDSTLLIGTSLTGLKRFDTRHRQWTTIALQPRSQERLYIRSVLQASHDEFWIGTETGLFILNCRTDSIRHLHKVTGDKYALTDNAIYSLCKDKEGGIWVGTYFGGINYFPNHSMPFEKYFPKPDENSIRGSVVREIIQDRHGLLWIGTEDKGLTRFDPVRKTFTNFNDKQDGFLDIPTNIHGLLVDQDKLYIGSFENGLYVMDIPSRTIQQHHVAYANNGLNSNYINILYRSAQGNIYVCTSSGLYDFDPRKKFFRQLEGLPANNFYSAILQDSKGTIWVGTHESGVYAIENGQTRKLTLPFNGKQLFNDTKIVNFSEDREGHLWISTESGLYRISLTDQQVTAYNTESGLPSNIVYSTVQDAYGNIWATTSMGLAYLDLINNVFRIFRQTDGLLTNQFNHRSAFRDSTGNIYFGGLKGFIRFNPANYFVSNYVPPIFFTRLQVFNKEVSANSLYTFSDNYNLNSDHFSLPHNRSTFSLDFAALSYTSPENIEYAYMLAGVDNQWNFIGKDRRIHFNNLSPGSYTIRIKSTNSNGLWMPNEKSFVISVEPPFWKTRLAYTVYALLLATLLFATARYFHLRQKEKQRRRMELFSLNKERELNQHKIDFFTRVAHEIRTPLTLIKAPMDKIIRQSQSMPDLQHEISVMNKNTDRLLTVANQLLDFQKVESDSFMLHTEARDIVDVIRELFDNFQPKADQKSIHYSLLANPPAITCTVDEEGFIKIISNLLDNAIKYSNEFLLLDISLEEPSATEQETAVIKVYNDGDIIPENERKYIFDAFYRSGNKRLIESTGLGLSLARSIALLHKGSLEYSTDGKHNIFTLRLPALPADKNG; this is translated from the coding sequence TTGATCCAACTTTCAAAACGATTGCCTGGCTTCACTACTTCCCTCGCCCTGAAAACCTTGCTGCTCCTGCATTTGAGCCTGTTCAGCAACGCACAGACTATTTATTTCAGGCACTATGAAATTGAGGACGGTCTCTCTAACAATACTATTATCACCTCTTTACAGGACCGGGACGGGTTTATGTGGTTTGGAACGTCCGACGGACTGAACCGCTTTGACGGCTATGGTTTCAAGCTGTTTAGCATGCACCCTGACCCCGCTACAGGCAATGCCGGCACTGCCATCTTCCACCTCTACCTGGATGATACCGGAACACTTTGGGTAGGCACGGTCAAAGGACTATACTACTATAATAAGGAAGATGAATCCTTTACCCGCTTACCCCATACCCAGGGACAGGTGGTCAGGACCATTCAGGGCGATGCCAATAATAATATCTGGTTTGTGGAAGGCCCTACGCTCTACAGGTATGATACCCGATTGAAAAAGATAAACGCTTATCCTTCAACAGAACTGCAGCATATCACTACCCTATTCCGCTCCGCGGACAGCACCCTCTGGCTGGGTTGCGCCAACGGTGTGCTGGCCAGCTACCAGCCTTCCACCCAACAGTTCCAGACCTATTCCTCGCCCCAGCTTTCCAGGAATGCCAACACTATTGAAACCATCTGCCAGGCATCCGACAGCACCCTGCTGATAGGTACTTCCCTGACCGGTCTGAAACGGTTTGATACCCGCCACAGGCAATGGACTACCATTGCCCTGCAGCCCCGGAGCCAGGAGCGACTATATATCAGAAGCGTCCTCCAGGCCAGCCATGATGAATTCTGGATAGGCACGGAAACAGGCCTGTTCATCCTCAATTGCCGGACAGACAGCATCCGGCACCTGCATAAAGTGACCGGCGATAAATATGCCCTTACCGACAATGCCATCTATTCGCTCTGTAAGGACAAGGAAGGCGGCATCTGGGTAGGAACCTATTTTGGCGGCATCAATTATTTCCCCAATCATTCCATGCCCTTTGAAAAATACTTTCCCAAACCGGATGAAAACTCCATCCGCGGCAGCGTGGTCAGGGAGATCATCCAGGACCGCCATGGCCTGTTATGGATCGGCACGGAAGATAAAGGGCTCACCCGCTTTGATCCGGTCAGGAAGACCTTTACCAATTTTAACGACAAACAGGACGGCTTCCTGGATATCCCTACCAATATACATGGCCTGCTGGTAGACCAGGATAAACTCTATATCGGCAGTTTTGAGAACGGCCTCTATGTAATGGATATTCCTTCCAGGACCATCCAGCAGCACCATGTAGCCTACGCCAATAATGGATTGAACAGCAATTACATCAATATCCTTTACAGATCAGCACAGGGTAACATCTATGTATGCACGTCCAGCGGCCTGTATGATTTTGATCCGCGGAAAAAATTCTTCCGGCAGCTGGAAGGGTTGCCAGCAAATAATTTTTACTCGGCCATCCTGCAGGACAGCAAGGGCACTATCTGGGTAGGCACACACGAGAGTGGCGTATATGCTATAGAGAACGGACAAACGCGTAAGCTGACCCTGCCATTCAACGGGAAACAACTGTTCAATGATACCAAGATCGTTAATTTTTCAGAAGACCGGGAAGGCCATCTCTGGATCAGTACGGAATCCGGTCTGTACCGGATATCCCTGACCGATCAGCAGGTAACGGCCTACAATACGGAATCCGGCCTGCCCAGTAATATTGTATACAGTACTGTCCAGGATGCTTATGGAAATATCTGGGCCACCACTTCCATGGGGCTGGCCTATCTTGACCTTATCAATAATGTATTCAGGATCTTCCGGCAAACTGATGGACTGCTTACCAACCAGTTCAATCACCGCTCTGCTTTCCGGGACAGCACCGGCAATATCTATTTCGGCGGACTGAAAGGCTTTATCCGTTTCAACCCGGCCAATTATTTTGTCAGCAATTATGTGCCGCCTATTTTCTTCACCCGGCTGCAGGTCTTTAATAAAGAAGTTTCCGCCAATTCCCTCTATACTTTTTCAGATAACTATAACCTGAACAGTGACCATTTCAGTCTTCCCCATAACCGTTCCACATTCAGCCTGGACTTTGCAGCACTGAGTTACACTTCACCGGAAAATATTGAATACGCCTACATGCTGGCAGGCGTGGATAACCAATGGAATTTTATTGGTAAGGACAGGAGGATCCATTTCAATAACCTCTCCCCCGGCAGCTACACCATCCGCATCAAATCCACCAACAGCAATGGCCTGTGGATGCCCAATGAGAAATCCTTCGTCATATCTGTTGAGCCGCCTTTCTGGAAAACGCGGCTGGCCTATACCGTATATGCCCTGCTGCTGGCCACCCTCCTTTTTGCCACTGCCCGCTACTTTCATCTGCGGCAAAAAGAAAAGCAGCGCCGCAGAATGGAACTGTTCAGCCTGAACAAAGAAAGAGAACTGAACCAGCATAAGATCGATTTCTTTACCAGGGTAGCCCATGAGATCCGGACGCCGCTTACCCTTATCAAAGCGCCCATGGACAAGATCATCCGCCAATCCCAAAGCATGCCTGACCTGCAGCATGAGATCTCTGTGATGAACAAGAACACAGACCGCCTGCTGACCGTGGCCAACCAGCTGCTGGACTTCCAGAAAGTTGAATCGGACAGTTTTATGCTGCATACCGAGGCCCGGGATATTGTGGACGTCATCAGGGAGCTGTTTGATAATTTCCAGCCCAAGGCCGATCAGAAAAGCATTCACTATTCTTTGCTGGCCAATCCTCCCGCTATCACCTGTACAGTAGATGAAGAGGGCTTCATTAAAATCATCAGCAACCTGCTGGACAATGCTATTAAATACAGCAATGAATTTTTGCTGCTGGATATTTCCCTGGAAGAGCCATCCGCCACTGAACAGGAAACAGCTGTCATTAAAGTATATAACGATGGAGATATTATCCCGGAGAATGAGCGTAAATATATATTTGACGCCTTTTACCGCTCCGGCAATAAACGGCTGATTGAAAGTACTGGCCTGGGGCTTTCGCTGGCCCGCTCTATCGCCCTGCTGCACAAAGGCAGCCTGGAATACAGTACGGACGGCAAGCACAATATCTTTACGCTGCGTTTACCTGCGCTGCCCGCAGATAAAAATGGTTAA
- a CDS encoding IPT/TIG domain-containing protein, which yields MNTKLATPLRRGLSVASLVLFFFCACTRDSDQIGIPYDPAKPVTINRFLPDSGGVSTQLVIFGSNFGNDTSLVRVTVNDFRAPLIGMNDSAIYVLVPSKAGTGNVKVTVGAGTAAKEGVSPKEFIYIFRPSVSTLSGFTDKDGRTAIVDGSIDKAQYEEPYWLCYDEQKNIYVLEEGRALRMINADKTQVTTKWRTGNGLDRPRTLSFNPTYDTLFITNDQWDWAGLSTAVATKADNFTRWTSLVYSKTTNGGAAQPQTGDYFFNAYETGAIFEWDRQAKVSRELFRIGDVSWEFNIQFAPSGDFAYIVVKNQHYILKSRYNRETRKLETPVHFVGTRRTEGYRDGVGVDALFRQPHQGAFDDEDNFYVCDVFNHCIRKITPEGVVSTFAGRPGTYGYTDGALRDARFDRPMGIVYERETGSFIVADQKNRRIRIISTE from the coding sequence ATGAATACCAAACTTGCCACTCCCCTTAGACGGGGGCTCTCAGTAGCCTCCCTTGTGCTATTCTTCTTTTGTGCCTGTACCCGCGATTCCGATCAGATTGGCATCCCTTACGATCCTGCCAAGCCAGTGACCATTAACCGGTTCCTTCCGGACAGTGGTGGTGTTAGTACACAGCTGGTTATATTTGGTTCCAACTTCGGGAATGATACTTCCCTGGTGAGGGTTACTGTCAATGATTTTCGGGCTCCTCTTATTGGTATGAATGATTCGGCCATTTATGTGTTAGTTCCTTCCAAAGCCGGTACTGGTAATGTAAAAGTAACGGTAGGCGCCGGCACCGCGGCTAAAGAAGGTGTCAGCCCCAAAGAATTCATTTACATCTTCCGTCCTTCCGTCAGCACCCTTTCAGGGTTCACTGATAAGGATGGCAGAACTGCCATTGTAGATGGCAGCATCGACAAAGCACAGTACGAAGAACCTTACTGGCTGTGTTATGACGAACAGAAGAACATTTACGTGCTGGAAGAAGGCAGAGCGCTCCGGATGATCAATGCGGACAAAACGCAGGTGACCACCAAATGGAGAACAGGTAATGGCCTGGACCGGCCGAGGACCCTGTCTTTCAACCCTACGTACGACACGCTGTTTATCACGAACGACCAGTGGGACTGGGCGGGTCTGAGCACAGCTGTAGCGACAAAGGCCGACAATTTCACCCGCTGGACTTCCCTGGTCTACAGCAAAACCACCAACGGTGGCGCTGCCCAGCCGCAAACCGGCGATTACTTCTTCAACGCCTATGAAACAGGCGCCATCTTTGAATGGGACCGCCAGGCCAAAGTTTCCCGCGAACTCTTCCGTATCGGAGACGTTAGCTGGGAATTCAACATCCAGTTTGCCCCCAGTGGTGATTTTGCCTACATCGTAGTAAAGAATCAGCACTACATCCTCAAATCAAGGTATAACAGGGAAACCAGGAAACTGGAAACACCTGTACACTTTGTAGGCACCCGCAGAACTGAAGGGTACAGGGATGGAGTAGGCGTGGATGCCTTGTTCAGGCAACCGCATCAGGGCGCATTTGATGATGAAGACAATTTTTACGTGTGCGACGTATTCAACCATTGTATCCGGAAAATAACACCTGAAGGCGTTGTAAGCACATTCGCCGGCCGCCCCGGTACCTACGGTTATACAGATGGCGCCCTCCGGGATGCCAGGTTTGACCGTCCCATGGGTATTGTTTATGAAAGAGAAACCGGTTCATTCATTGTGGCCGACCAGAAGAACAGGCGGATCAGGATCATTTCTACAGAATAG
- a CDS encoding VOC family protein: MKENLSFLFEIPVKMMERAVRFYESVFNVELSRHTLDYPTGKVEMAWFPNLEDKAGVGGTLIDTPSSIAPPDGNGILVYLNSMSNDIDAELARVEREGGIILTPKTFVSKVIGYIGMFMDTEGNKVALLSRK; this comes from the coding sequence ATGAAAGAAAATTTATCATTCCTGTTTGAGATCCCGGTGAAGATGATGGAAAGAGCAGTACGCTTTTACGAGTCAGTCTTCAACGTGGAACTTTCCCGTCATACCTTAGACTATCCTACCGGCAAAGTGGAAATGGCCTGGTTTCCCAATTTGGAAGACAAGGCCGGCGTTGGCGGTACCCTGATTGATACGCCCTCTTCAATTGCCCCGCCTGATGGCAATGGCATTCTTGTTTACCTCAATTCCATGAGCAATGATATTGATGCAGAACTGGCCCGTGTTGAGCGGGAAGGTGGTATTATCCTGACGCCAAAGACCTTTGTGTCCAAAGTAATTGGCTATATAGGTATGTTTATGGATACTGAAGGCAATAAAGTGGCCTTACTCTCCAGAAAATAA
- a CDS encoding TonB-dependent receptor, producing MKRFITVLLLMCSSVLTALAQETLTVSGTVIDETNNPLVGVSVSVKDKVSKGAMTDDKGQYKIHTEPYSTLIFSYVGFLSQEIKLTTKSLLNVKLIRADSSALTQVIVTAAGPQKKVTVVGAVTAIDVDNLRTPTANITNGLAGNVPGIVAMQSSGEPGNNQSEFWIRGISTFGGNQSALILVDGFERPFNEINIEDIQSFSILKDASATAIYGSRGANGVVLITTKKGKAGKVNIDGKAEYGYLTRTRTPEFVDGYTYAQLLNEALTTRNKEALYTPSELELFRNNLDPDLYPNVDWKDKMLKDGTNIYRAAINLSGGASIARYFVSASYVDEGGMYKSDQNLKDYKTNAHMNRWNYRVNYDLDISKSTTLALGVSGFLEKQNFPGLNTQNIWYSLIGQSPVSIPFKYSNGLIPAYGTGNRTNPWVLATQTGYREHWENKNESNITLNQRLDMVTRGLRATARLAYDALSINDINRVKWPEQYNVQSRRDRNGNLIMNRISTEQLMTQSSGSAGERVYQGEIEVSYGRNFGGKHQVDGLIKSFVREYRMTQNLGTDIKTGLPRRNTSLSGRASYGYDSKYLVEFNFGYTGSENFKSGHQFGFFPAVAVGWNVAEEKFIRDNFFWLDMFKLRYSIGEVGNDFSVGGVRFAYLSDIASGGSYNFGEPVSPNSWAGMYYTQVASDNLTWEIARKQNVGVDISILKNKFFLTVDYYQERRRNIYMERSYLPSMVGVSSKPWANVGEMDNRGIDGNFSVQHKIGKVDVTLRGNMTYYKNKVLERDEQTSPYSYLMQQGYRVDQTKGLIALGLFKDYEEIRTSPKQTYGEVMPGDIKYKDVNGDGLINDEDIVPVGSSWRPALQYGVGFSASWKGLDINVLFQGTGRSTYFLNGPTVYPFSEGKWGNILTEVVDGRWVESSLAGGKTGTENVNAKYPRLSFGGNSNNYRNSTYWLRNGAYLRFKTFEMGYSVPAKMASRLRLRNLRLYFLAQNLYVWDQVKVWDPEMASSNGTNYPLPKTFTLGSVFKF from the coding sequence ATGAAAAGATTTATAACAGTACTGCTGTTGATGTGCAGCAGTGTATTGACTGCTCTTGCCCAGGAAACCCTGACGGTGTCAGGTACCGTGATAGATGAAACCAATAATCCACTGGTAGGGGTGAGCGTATCCGTGAAGGATAAGGTCAGCAAGGGCGCTATGACCGATGATAAAGGCCAGTATAAAATACATACCGAGCCCTATAGCACCCTCATTTTTTCTTACGTAGGCTTTCTCAGCCAGGAGATCAAACTGACCACCAAATCCCTGCTGAACGTTAAGCTGATCCGCGCGGACTCCAGCGCCCTGACTCAGGTGATCGTTACGGCTGCAGGACCACAGAAAAAAGTTACCGTGGTAGGCGCCGTTACGGCCATTGACGTGGACAACCTGCGTACACCCACTGCCAATATCACCAACGGTCTGGCGGGCAACGTACCGGGTATTGTTGCCATGCAAAGCTCCGGTGAACCGGGTAATAACCAGTCTGAATTCTGGATCCGCGGTATCTCCACTTTTGGTGGCAACCAGAGCGCCCTGATCCTGGTGGACGGTTTTGAAAGACCTTTTAACGAGATCAATATTGAAGATATCCAGTCCTTCTCCATCCTCAAAGACGCCTCCGCCACCGCTATCTACGGTTCCAGGGGCGCCAACGGTGTGGTGCTGATCACCACCAAAAAAGGGAAGGCCGGTAAAGTGAATATTGATGGTAAAGCAGAATATGGTTACCTGACAAGGACCCGCACACCGGAATTTGTTGACGGGTATACCTATGCGCAGTTGCTGAATGAAGCCCTGACCACCAGGAACAAAGAAGCACTATATACTCCCTCCGAGCTGGAATTGTTCAGGAATAACCTGGATCCGGATCTTTATCCCAATGTGGACTGGAAAGATAAAATGCTGAAAGATGGCACCAATATCTACAGGGCTGCCATCAACCTGTCCGGCGGTGCATCCATAGCCAGGTACTTTGTATCTGCCAGCTATGTAGATGAAGGCGGTATGTATAAGTCCGACCAGAATCTAAAGGATTACAAAACCAATGCGCACATGAACAGGTGGAACTACCGGGTGAACTATGACCTGGACATTTCCAAGAGCACTACCCTGGCGCTGGGCGTATCCGGCTTCCTGGAAAAACAGAATTTCCCTGGCCTGAACACACAGAATATCTGGTACTCACTGATTGGGCAGTCGCCCGTATCCATTCCCTTTAAGTATTCCAACGGTCTGATCCCCGCTTATGGTACTGGTAACAGGACCAATCCCTGGGTACTGGCCACCCAGACCGGGTACAGGGAACACTGGGAAAACAAGAACGAATCCAATATCACGCTCAACCAGCGCCTGGACATGGTGACCAGGGGTTTGAGGGCTACGGCCAGACTGGCTTACGATGCCCTGAGCATTAACGATATCAACCGGGTCAAATGGCCTGAACAATACAATGTGCAGAGCAGGAGGGACCGTAATGGTAACCTCATTATGAACCGGATCTCCACCGAGCAGCTGATGACACAATCCTCCGGATCTGCCGGTGAAAGGGTATACCAGGGTGAAATTGAGGTCAGCTACGGCCGCAACTTTGGTGGAAAACACCAGGTGGATGGTCTGATCAAATCCTTTGTACGGGAGTACAGGATGACCCAGAACCTGGGTACAGATATCAAAACTGGTTTACCCCGCCGTAATACTTCCCTGTCCGGCCGCGCCAGCTACGGATACGACAGCAAATACCTGGTTGAATTTAACTTCGGTTATACCGGTTCCGAGAACTTTAAATCGGGCCACCAGTTCGGTTTCTTCCCTGCCGTTGCAGTAGGCTGGAACGTGGCAGAGGAAAAATTCATCCGCGATAATTTCTTCTGGCTGGATATGTTCAAACTGCGTTATTCCATTGGTGAAGTTGGTAACGATTTCAGCGTTGGCGGTGTACGTTTTGCCTACCTGAGTGATATTGCTTCCGGTGGCAGCTATAATTTCGGTGAGCCGGTGAGTCCCAATAGCTGGGCCGGTATGTACTATACCCAGGTAGCATCCGATAACCTGACCTGGGAAATTGCCCGCAAACAGAACGTAGGGGTGGATATCAGCATCCTGAAGAACAAATTCTTCCTCACTGTTGATTACTACCAGGAAAGACGCCGCAATATCTATATGGAAAGAAGCTACCTGCCTTCCATGGTAGGTGTTAGTAGCAAGCCCTGGGCAAACGTTGGCGAAATGGATAACCGTGGTATTGATGGTAACTTCAGTGTACAACATAAGATCGGCAAGGTGGATGTTACCCTGCGCGGTAATATGACCTACTATAAGAACAAGGTGCTGGAAAGGGACGAGCAAACTTCTCCCTACAGCTACCTGATGCAGCAGGGTTACCGTGTTGACCAGACCAAGGGGCTGATTGCACTGGGCCTGTTCAAGGATTATGAAGAGATCCGTACCAGCCCCAAACAAACCTACGGTGAAGTGATGCCCGGCGATATCAAATACAAGGACGTGAACGGTGACGGTCTCATCAACGATGAGGATATTGTTCCTGTAGGCTCCAGCTGGAGGCCTGCACTCCAATATGGCGTGGGCTTTTCTGCTTCCTGGAAAGGACTGGACATCAACGTACTGTTCCAGGGTACAGGTCGCAGTACCTACTTCCTGAACGGACCTACTGTATACCCTTTCTCTGAAGGAAAGTGGGGTAATATCCTGACAGAAGTGGTGGACGGCAGATGGGTTGAATCATCCCTGGCCGGCGGCAAAACAGGTACTGAAAATGTGAATGCCAAATATCCGCGTCTCAGCTTTGGTGGTAATTCCAATAACTACCGTAATTCAACGTACTGGTTAAGAAATGGTGCTTACCTGCGCTTCAAAACTTTTGAAATGGGGTATAGTGTACCTGCAAAAATGGCCTCCAGACTGCGTCTCAGGAACCTGAGGTTGTACTTCCTTGCCCAGAACCTCTATGTATGGGACCAGGTCAAAGTGTGGGATCCTGAAATGGCCAGCAGCAATGGTACCAACTATCCCTTACCCAAGACCTTCACGCTTGGTTCGGTTTTCAAATTTTAA
- a CDS encoding RagB/SusD family nutrient uptake outer membrane protein, translated as MKLNVYILLIIVAVSSTMQSCKKYMDMGHYFKDRMSIDTVFVRRDYSEQWLADTYTHLRGENVDVASKDNAPFNLISDDMFFGDRGDELDNRSYKNYKNGEYTESWIQGSWASCYQGIRKATIFIYNIDRNREFSATEISERKAEARFLRAYYYWLLIRKYGPVPMAPEQGVDYTLPYEELSIPRAKYDDLVDYITKELALAAVDLPQTHTNREQGRATRGAALAARAKVYLYAASPEFNGNTEFADVVDNQGNKLVSQTYNEEKWARAAAAAKDVIDMGLYKLFTVPFNAVDQGPAQPKTIVPPFNARYSNASFPAGWADIDPFESYRQLFNGALNASGNPELIFSRVTETGTIGPVSMALHQTPYSMGGWNAHGITQKQCDAYYMNDGGDVPLNPRVSGYTDNAVDHLPLPAGVSLQYANREPRFYASVAYSGSIWYRLSALDPALRSKQVFYYRGEADGKQPASPQFHVRTGLGVKKYINPTDSHDSKVLGSFVVPKVEPAIRYAEILLIYAEAMNELSGSYTIPDYTGKASHTISRDVTEMSKSVSQIRIRGGVPDYDPGVYNAQEQLRKALKRERQIELLGENHRYYDLRRWKDAPVEEAMPIYGCNMDMTASQRDIFYTPVIIPSFPTIFVKKMYLWPISHDEMRKNTKLTQNPGWTAPY; from the coding sequence ATGAAACTCAATGTATATATCCTTTTGATAATTGTAGCGGTGAGCAGCACTATGCAGTCCTGCAAGAAGTACATGGATATGGGCCATTACTTTAAAGATAGAATGAGCATAGACACCGTGTTTGTAAGGAGAGACTATTCTGAACAATGGCTGGCTGACACCTATACCCATTTGCGTGGTGAGAACGTGGACGTGGCCAGTAAGGACAATGCCCCCTTCAACCTCATCTCCGATGATATGTTCTTCGGTGACCGGGGCGATGAGCTGGATAACAGAAGCTACAAGAACTATAAGAATGGTGAATACACTGAAAGCTGGATCCAGGGTTCCTGGGCCTCCTGCTACCAGGGTATCCGTAAAGCCACCATCTTCATCTACAATATTGACCGTAACCGGGAATTCAGTGCTACTGAAATATCTGAAAGAAAAGCAGAAGCCCGTTTCCTGCGTGCCTATTACTACTGGCTCCTGATCCGCAAATACGGACCGGTCCCTATGGCCCCTGAACAAGGCGTGGATTATACGCTTCCTTATGAAGAGCTGTCCATTCCCAGGGCTAAATATGACGACCTGGTGGATTATATCACCAAAGAGCTGGCACTGGCTGCTGTGGATCTGCCCCAGACCCATACCAACCGGGAACAGGGCAGGGCTACCCGCGGTGCTGCTTTGGCCGCCCGTGCAAAAGTATACCTGTATGCCGCCAGCCCTGAGTTCAATGGTAACACTGAGTTTGCTGATGTGGTGGATAACCAGGGAAACAAACTCGTTTCCCAGACCTATAATGAAGAAAAATGGGCAAGAGCTGCTGCCGCTGCCAAGGATGTAATTGATATGGGCCTGTACAAACTCTTTACAGTTCCTTTCAATGCTGTGGATCAGGGACCTGCCCAGCCTAAAACAATTGTACCGCCCTTCAATGCCAGGTATTCCAATGCATCTTTTCCTGCCGGCTGGGCTGATATTGATCCTTTTGAATCTTATCGCCAGCTGTTCAATGGTGCGCTGAATGCATCCGGTAACCCCGAGCTTATCTTCTCCCGTGTCACTGAAACAGGTACTATTGGACCGGTATCAATGGCCCTTCACCAGACGCCTTATTCCATGGGTGGCTGGAATGCACACGGCATTACACAAAAACAATGTGACGCCTATTATATGAATGATGGGGGCGATGTTCCGCTGAACCCAAGGGTATCAGGCTATACAGACAACGCAGTGGATCATCTGCCGCTGCCTGCCGGTGTATCCCTGCAGTATGCCAACCGTGAGCCCCGTTTTTATGCTTCTGTAGCTTACAGTGGCAGCATCTGGTACAGGCTGAGTGCGCTGGACCCTGCACTGAGAAGCAAACAGGTATTCTACTACAGGGGTGAAGCTGATGGCAAACAACCTGCCTCTCCGCAGTTCCACGTAAGGACCGGTCTGGGCGTTAAGAAATATATCAACCCCACCGATTCCCATGATTCCAAAGTGCTGGGCTCTTTTGTAGTACCCAAGGTTGAACCTGCTATCCGCTATGCAGAGATACTGCTGATCTATGCCGAAGCAATGAATGAGCTGAGTGGCTCCTATACCATCCCCGACTATACCGGAAAGGCCAGTCATACCATTTCCAGGGATGTTACAGAAATGAGCAAATCTGTCAGCCAGATCCGGATCAGGGGTGGTGTACCTGATTATGATCCGGGTGTCTATAACGCCCAGGAGCAGCTCAGGAAAGCCCTTAAAAGGGAAAGGCAGATTGAACTGCTGGGTGAAAACCACCGGTATTATGATCTCCGTCGCTGGAAAGATGCACCTGTAGAGGAAGCTATGCCGATCTATGGTTGCAATATGGATATGACCGCTTCTCAGCGCGATATCTTCTATACTCCTGTGATCATTCCTTCTTTCCCCACCATCTTTGTGAAGAAGATGTACCTGTGGCCCATTTCCCATGACGAAATGAGAAAGAATACCAAATTGACCCAAAACCCCGGTTGGACCGCACCTTATTAA
- a CDS encoding DUF4973 domain-containing protein, with protein MKKIFYLLIVAGLFMGTSCSKEWTKELYMQEVSFVRSGVTLVYPKYQSAGGSVTMRVPVVLSGSTTNGEDIQVTIAIDRDSLNALNFERFRLREDLYFRELPEANYTFESMTTTIPAGSIQGYFNLTLKLEGLDLVDKYMLPLKIVSTSKSNVSTRRWFSRTLMHIVPFNDFSGKYSNAGLIWNRDVAENNQTALTTPHRNAWVVDERTVFFYAGNIDEEAYDRRKYKVYATFNADSTVSLRADDPAIHFSHRAGSYTSQKEPDGVLPYLEITRITMNLEYWYSDITNPSFPINYRFVGPLTMERRRNTQIPEEDSQVLFE; from the coding sequence ATGAAAAAGATATTCTATTTATTGATAGTAGCAGGGTTGTTCATGGGAACCTCCTGCAGTAAAGAATGGACAAAGGAACTGTATATGCAGGAGGTGTCTTTTGTCAGAAGTGGCGTAACCCTTGTATATCCCAAGTACCAGTCGGCCGGAGGTTCTGTGACCATGCGGGTGCCCGTTGTACTCAGTGGCTCCACTACCAACGGGGAGGATATCCAGGTCACCATCGCTATTGACCGGGACTCACTCAATGCCCTGAACTTTGAACGTTTCAGGTTGCGCGAAGACCTGTACTTCCGCGAGCTGCCGGAAGCCAACTATACCTTTGAGTCCATGACCACCACCATTCCTGCAGGCTCCATCCAGGGTTATTTTAACCTGACCCTGAAACTGGAAGGACTGGACCTGGTAGACAAATACATGCTCCCGCTGAAAATAGTGTCTACGTCAAAAAGCAATGTCTCCACCAGGAGATGGTTCAGCAGGACGCTCATGCATATTGTTCCTTTCAATGATTTCAGCGGTAAGTATTCCAATGCCGGTCTTATCTGGAACAGGGATGTAGCTGAAAATAACCAGACCGCGCTGACCACTCCCCACCGCAATGCCTGGGTGGTGGACGAAAGGACAGTATTCTTCTACGCAGGTAATATTGATGAAGAGGCATATGACAGGAGGAAATATAAAGTATATGCCACCTTCAATGCCGATAGCACAGTATCCCTGAGGGCAGATGATCCGGCTATCCATTTCTCCCACAGGGCCGGTAGCTATACCAGTCAAAAGGAACCGGATGGTGTACTGCCTTACCTGGAGATCACCCGGATCACCATGAACCTGGAATACTGGTACAGTGATATTACCAACCCCTCTTTTCCTATCAATTACCGGTTTGTTGGACCGCTAACCATGGAAAGAAGGAGAAATACCCAGATACCGGAGGAAGATTCGCAGGTGCTGTTTGAATGA